The Clostridium cylindrosporum DSM 605 genome includes the window CATGCTTAGGTCTTCTAGAACGATTATTTCGTTACTAGCTACCTTTGATGATAAAGCTGACTTAAGAGCTAGTCTCTTTACCTTCTTTGGTACTGAGAAGCTGTAATCTCTTGGCTTTGGTGCGAATACAATTCCACCGTGTGCCCATTGTGGAGCTCTGATTGAACCTTGTCTTGCTCTACCAGTTCCCTTTTGTCTCCATGGCTTAATGCCACCTCCACGAACTTCAGCTCTTGTAAGTGCTGATTGAGTTCCTTGTCTCTTATTTGCAAGTTGCATCTTAACTACTTGATGCATAACTTCTGGATTAATTTCTACTCCGAACACTGCATCTGAAAGTTCGATTTCTCCAACCTTTTCTGCATTTACGTTAAATAAAGTTACCTTTGACATGTGTGTTTCCTCCTTTCCCCTCAAGATTAAGCCTTAACTGTATTCTTGATCATTACTAGACCCTTCTTAGGTCCTGGAACCGCTCCTCTAATAAGGATTAGGTTTCTTTCAGCATCAACTCTAACTATTTCAAGATTTTGAGTTGTAGTCTTTACAGCTCCCATGTGTCCTGGCATCTTCTTACCCTTAAATGTTCTTGATGGGAATGATGCAGCACCCATTGAACCTACTCCTCTGTGGTACTTAGAACCGTGAGTCATTGGCCCTCTGCTGAAGTTCCACTTCTTAATAGTTCCTGCGAAACCTTTACCCTTTGATGTTCCTGTAACGTCAACCTTATCTCCTGCTTCAAAAACATCAACCTTTATTTCGCTTCCTACTTCGTAAGTAGTTGTATCTTCAAGTCTGAATTCCTTCAGATATCTCTTTATTGAAACATTTGCCTTAGCAAATTGCCCCTTTACTGGTTGGTTAAGAAGCTTTTCTCTCACGTCTCCGTATCCAACCTTTATAGCATTGTAACCATCAGTTTCTTCAGTTTTCTTTTGAATAACTACACATGGTCCTGCTTCTATAACTGTTACTGGAATTACTCTTCCGATTTCATCGAATATTTGAGTCATCCCTATCTTTTTTCCTAATATAGCCTTCTTCAATGTTCGCACCTCCTCAGTTAATTAGCGGAATGCCTTGGCATTCATAACAACTTTTAATTAAAGCTTTATTTCGATTTCAACTCCAGCTGGTAGATCTAGTCTCATTAGAGAATCTACAGTCTTTTGAGTTGGGTTAAGAATATCAACAAGTCTCTTATGAGTTCTGATTTCGAATTGCTCTCTAGAATCCTTGTACTTGTGAACAGCTCTTAGTATTGTAACTACATCCTTTTCAGTTGGTAGTGGTACTGGACCTGATACCTTAGCTCCAGTTTTCTTTGCTGTTTCAACTATTCTTTGTGCTGATGCATCTAATAAATTGTGATCAAATGCCTTTAGCTTGATTCTTATTTTTTGCTTTGCCATAAAATATTTCCCTCCTTTTCATCGCACGTCTTATTTTTACTACGCACAACAAAAGTCATTCTGTACACTTCCCCTGGTGTGTCTATACCTTGCAGAAATTTAAAGTACAGAACTCTTGTCGCCCGATTCTTGATCAGGACATTCTCCACAAGAATTCCCCTTAAGGTGGCAACCTCTTGCTTCATCGCATCCTAGATAATTCACAACTCTTATATTCTACTACATTTTAAAATAAATATCAAGAGTTACATGAATTTCTTTTTCGTGTTTTATACAAAGTTTCTATCACGTTTTTATATTGTAGCATTATTTTTTTATTTGTACAACAGTTACACTTAAATCTTTATATTCTGACATCTTATTTTGTAATTAATATAATAGATTGAAATTTCAATATTTAATGTATAGCTTTCTTCTGGTACTTTTTCCCTATAACCTCAACACTATCTATAGTAACTAGTGCTCCTTCATCTATACTATTTATAATTTCCTTAAGCTTTGCTATTTCAAGACGGGTTATAACTACATATATAACTTCTGTTGGTATACCAGTGTATCCTCCTCGAGCATCGATAAGAGTTACCCCTCTACCAAGCCTTGCCATTAGCGCATCAGCTATTTCCTCGTGCCTGTTTGATATTATCATTGCAGCCTTCGATTCATTTAACCCTTCTACCGTAACATCTATTACTTTATAGGCTATGAAATATGCAA containing:
- the rplD gene encoding 50S ribosomal protein L4 encodes the protein MSKVTLFNVNAEKVGEIELSDAVFGVEINPEVMHQVVKMQLANKRQGTQSALTRAEVRGGGIKPWRQKGTGRARQGSIRAPQWAHGGIVFAPKPRDYSFSVPKKVKRLALKSALSSKVASNEIIVLEDLSMEAPKTKAIVELLSKFDVKKTLIVVKESNENIYKSVRNLVGAHVIPVNNLNVYDILKYEKMMITKDAVEKVEEVYA
- the rplC gene encoding 50S ribosomal protein L3; translation: MKKAILGKKIGMTQIFDEIGRVIPVTVIEAGPCVVIQKKTEETDGYNAIKVGYGDVREKLLNQPVKGQFAKANVSIKRYLKEFRLEDTTTYEVGSEIKVDVFEAGDKVDVTGTSKGKGFAGTIKKWNFSRGPMTHGSKYHRGVGSMGAASFPSRTFKGKKMPGHMGAVKTTTQNLEIVRVDAERNLILIRGAVPGPKKGLVMIKNTVKA
- the rpsJ gene encoding 30S ribosomal protein S10 translates to MAKQKIRIKLKAFDHNLLDASAQRIVETAKKTGAKVSGPVPLPTEKDVVTILRAVHKYKDSREQFEIRTHKRLVDILNPTQKTVDSLMRLDLPAGVEIEIKL